CGAGCTGAACACAGGATTCACATGGGCCATCAACACCGCCACCGCCCTGGGCATAGCCCTCCTCTTCGTAATCGCCTTGTTCCTAACACGCAAGAGATACGCCGCCCCGCCGCCTCAGCCAGCCACGGCGCAGGCGCCGCCGGGCGCCGTTAAGGCGGCGGTGGTGGTCAACCCGGAGCCGCCCAAGGAGGCGCTCGTCAGGTGGCCGGCGACGGCTGAGTAAAATTTTCCCGGCCCCCGGCGGATGGCCGGGGGTTTCTTTTTTTAAACCCGGGCTCTGGACTCCATAGGTGGGGTGTGTCTGAGCCTCTGATTGGTGAGGAGATGGCGGATTTCCGACAGTGTTTAAATAAGGCAGTCGGTGTGGTGCCGTGCTGTGGTTTCTGCTGACTACCGGCGCGTGTAACCTCAGCTGTAGGTACTGCGGGGGTTCGTTCAACCCACGGCACTCGCCGTGGAGGCCGCAGGTGGAGCCTCGGGAGGTGGCGCGCTTCATTGCACAGAGGGACCCGGCCCCCGTGGTGTTTTTCTACGGGGGGGAGCCTCTCCTGAACCCTCGCTACGTCGTGGAGGTTATGGAGGCGTTGCCTCACGCTCGCTTTGGGATTCAGACAAACGGCACTCTTGTCAGAAATCTGCCTCCTGAGTACTGGCGGAGGGTGTCGACAGTTCTTCTCTCCATCGATGGGCCGCCGGAGGTGACGGACTTCTACAGAGGCCCCGGCGTCTACAAGAGGGTGGTGGAGGCGTTGAGGTGGCTGAGGGGGGAGGTCGGCTGTGGGTGCAAAATAATCGCCAGGATGGCCGTGTCCCGGCGGTCCAGCCTCTTCCGCGACGTGGCGCACCTCCTGGGGCTGGGGTTCGACGCGGTGCATTGGCAGTTGAATGTGTTGTGGACAGATGAGTGGGGGCCTCGGGAGTTTCTTGAGTGGGCCGAGTCCAGCTACCTACCAGACGTGGCTAGGCTGAGGGATTGGTTTGTCGCCGAGGCTGAGCGGGGCAGGGTTCTGGGGGTCATACCCCTCCTGGGCATCTACCGGGCTCTGCTGGTGCGGCCCTACGACTGGGTGCCGTGCGGCGCGGGGAAGTACTCCTTTGCTGTAAACACCGAGGGGAGGGTGCTCCACTGCCCCATAGCCGTGTCGGAGAAGTGGGCCACGGCGGGGCATATCAAAATTGGCATAACCAACGGCGCCAGGCTGAGGGATAGATGCCTCACATGTGAGTACCGGGGCGTCTGCGGGGGCCGCTGTCTATACACGCACTACGAGGACTACTGGGGGGAGGAGGGATTCGACGCCGTGTGTAGAGTAACAATAAAAACAATTGAGACGTTGAAAGTAGCCGCGCCCCGCATCGCCGAGCTAATGAAGGCGGGGGTCATCCGAAGGGAGGACTTTGATTACAACCCCCTGCTCGACTCTACCGAGGTTATTCCATAGGCGGCTTTCAGAAGGCGCCGCGCATGGCAATATATTAACCTACAATGTTCTTGAGACATGGGCCTCGGCTCGTTGCTCTCGGGTCTGATGCTCGGCTACAGCCTCGCCGTGCCCCCCGGCCCCATGAACGCGCTGATCGCGGCGTGGTCGCTGAGGGGCTTCAGATACGGCTTTGCGGTGGGAGCGGGGGCCATGAGCGCCGACTTTCTGCTAATGGTGCTGACCATCGCCCTATACTCCAGGCTAAAGGCGCTGGGGGCGGAGTACTTCACGCCGTTCTACATAGCAGGCGGCGCCTTCTTTCTATACCTAGCCTACAAGATATTTAAATCGAGACCCCCCGGGAGGAGGGAGGGAGGAGGCGGCTCCCCGGCGAGGGGGTACCTCCTGGGCCTCACTCTGGGCCTCATAAATCCGTACCAGGTGGGGTGGTGGCTCACGGCGGGGCTCAGCTCCATTGCGCAGTTCGGCGTGGAGTGGGCCGCCGGCCTGTTCACAGCCATACTTACGTGGATAACCACCTTCCCAGCCGCCGTGAGGGCTGGCTGGGAGCTCAGTAGCAGGGCGACGTGGCTAGCCATAAAAATCTTCTCAGTGGCGACGCTCCTGTTCTTCGGCGTCTACTTCCTAATAAGGGCCGCGGGCGTACGGCTACCGTGGATAAGCTGAGGCCCGAGCTCTGCGTCAGGTGCCGCGGCGGGAGGTACCTATGCGGGCTCGCCTACTGCCCCCTCCTCGCCCGCCGGCTCTCCGCGCCCCACAGACTGGGGGCTGTGAGGGAGCTGAGGGGCTCCAGCCCCCCGTCCCTATTCGTCGGCCGGGTGGGCTACCCCAAGGTGTGGGTTTACCCCGCCGCGCCTCCTGAGCTGGGCGATACGACTATCTACGAAGACCCGGCAAGGTGGCTGGGGTTCCCCCTTGAGCGGTTCATTGCAATGCGACTCTCCCTATACCGCGCCTCCCTCAGCCTGAGGGTGGAGGACGCCGCAGATCCGCCCCGGGCGCTTCAGGAGATACAGCTAGCCGCCCTCTCCCAGAGGCCGGTGGACGCGGAGGTGGAGTTTGCCAGGAAGCCAAGGGGGGCGTACCTCAGCGAATACGCGCCGCCCATGGGGCCCGCCGCGCCCGCCAAGAGCCTCCGCTTCACCACCGAGCCGAAGTTACCTAGGAAGGCAGAGGAGCTCTACGGCGACAGAGACGTAAAGGCGAGGGAAGCCGTGGCGGAGCTCTACGAGGCCGGCCTCGACGTGAGCTACATAGCCCGCGTCCTCAGCGCCGGGGCCCTCGGCGGGCGGCGGCGCCGCCTCGTCCCAACCAGGTGGGCCATCACAGCGGTGGACAAGATAGTGTCTGACCACCTGCTTGAAAGGGTCAAGGAGATGCCTGAGGTGGACGGCTACTACCTATACGCGAGGAGGGCGGTTGGCAATCTGTTTATTGCGATACTAGCCCCCTCCAGGTGGGCGTATGAGTGGGGAGAGGCCTTCGAGCCCCACACCGTGTGGAACCCCGGCGAGGGGATCGAGGTGGAGGTAGACTACGAGCTGTACGGCGGCAGGAGGGACTACCCGGAGATCGGCGGGTGCTACTACGCAACCCGCCTAGCCGTGGCCGAGGCTCTGCTCCGCATGAAGAGGCAGGCGGCGGCGGTGCTCTGGCGCGAGGTCTACACCGGCTTCACACTGCCCGTCGGCGTTTGGTGGGTGAGGGAAAACGTCAGGGCGATGTTTAGAGAGCCCCCCGCCCGGTTCGACACGTTGGAAGACGCCCTAGAGGCCGCCTCCTTCCTATTGAAGATCCCGATAGAGAGGTGGCTCGCCAAGTCCCGCCTAGTCCACTTGCTGAGGAGCCGCGTCGCCTAAGAAGAGGCGCGGGGCCCCTCCTTAGCCAGCTGTTCCGCATAGCGGTCGCAGAGGACGGCGCGGGTGAGGCAGAGGTATCTGTAGTAGTTCTCCCTAATCTTCCTCTCCCGGTACTCCAACAGCTTCTTTAGGGCGCGGCTCTTTAAGTCACGCCAGTCGGCGCCGTTGGGCACCTCCAGCTTTACTCTCAGAATTACGTGGTCTTTATCGCTCTGCTCTGTGAAGTCCACGGCGATGATGCTAAATTCCGCAAGGACCTCCCTCACCTCCCTCTCCACTGCGTCGAAGTTTATTACAGAGAGCGGCAACTCGATCCTCACCATGACTGTGCCCTTCTCGCTCCACTGCGGCGTGTAGTCCACGACGCCTGAGTTTAGCAGTATCGAGTTGGGGATTCTCAGCTCGTAACCTGTGTCTAAAATGACTGTGGTGTAAAACAGCCCGATCTCCACCACGCGGCCCTTGTAGCCCGGCACTACGTAGTCGGGTGAGAAGTACTTGTAGGGGGGCAGTACGGCTAGCTGATAGGGGATCCCTGTCGACGTTATTCTAACCACGTCGCCGATTGTGACGAATCTAGTGGCTAGGATCACCAACCCGGCGAAGAGGTTGCTGAGCACCGGCTGGAGGGCTAAACCCAGCACGAGGCCCGTGACGGTGCCGCCCAGCAGAGCCGCCTCAGCCCCAATTTTCCCCAGCGTAAAAGCCACCAGTATCGAAAACAGGAAGCCGATGATCTTTATGACGTTGCCCACGGAAAACGCCCTCTCCCTAAGTGCAGGTTTCAGATACAGAATCACGGCGTTGCCCAAGATGTTTGAAATAGCGACGCCCGCCGCAGAGGCAATCAACGCAATCAATACGCCGTATACGTCGGGGGTAATGCCCAGGTGAAACAGGTAGTCTGCAAACTTAATCGAGTAGTAGATGGCGAAGCTTGTGACTACGACTCCCACCACCTTGCCCACAGTTGCCAGCCACACCCCCCTCGTGCTAGCCATGGCGCCGCTTGGAGACATAGTATTTAAACCTGTTCCCCTGGGCCGACGCTCCTGGGCCGTCGTTAGCTACGTACCTGTGGGGATATTGTAGCTATTTGGGTTATATCCAGCCTGCGAGGTGTTTACAATGAGGAGGGCACTTCGTTTTTACGACATCGCCGCGGGCAGGGGCTTCTACTCCACCTCTTACAGACTGGTGGAGGTTGAGATACGATACAGACGCGGCGTCGTTAAGAGGCAACTGGCGGTTGCCATATCCCCCTACACCGGCCATGAGTGCTACAGCTTTGCCCCGCGGAGGAGCGAGGTGAAGTCACTCCCCCTCACCCTATTCACCAAGGGGGATAAGATATAAATTGGCGGCTGTGCAAAGACGTGGGCTTGGGGGCAAAGGCGCTGGACACAAGGGGGAGGGGGATTCCCTTTAAGTTCTACACGGCTTACTACATTTCTCTCTACAGCAAGATGAGGGCGAGGACCCTGCGCCAGCTTCTCCAGGGGATTGAGGCCGCCGACGCCAACACCCTTTTCCACCACCTATTCCACACCATCAGGTCGAAGCACCTCATCCCCCCGAGGTACACCAACGACTTCGCCCACTGGGTAGGCGAGGAGGTTGGCGACGAGGAGCTGGCCGCCGCCTTGTCAGACATATCTGGCGCAGAGCCTGCGACGATCGAAGACATTAGGAAGGAGCTCGTTGCAGTGCTGGAGCCGCACGCAGACGACAGAGCCGGCAAGTCGGAATTTGTATTCGTGGCTATGGAGCCCGTAGTGGTGGAGACTAGCTACGTGGCGCACACCCTCGCCGACTTTCTAGACCTCGTCGAGATGGTGCCGGGGGAGTCCATTGTGTACCACTTCGTCACTAGGAGAGTGCTGGAGGGCACGGGCCGCAACGACTTCTCCATATGGCTAGAGAAAAACTTCGGCCTT
The sequence above is drawn from the Pyrobaculum ferrireducens genome and encodes:
- a CDS encoding LysE family transporter, coding for MGLGSLLSGLMLGYSLAVPPGPMNALIAAWSLRGFRYGFAVGAGAMSADFLLMVLTIALYSRLKALGAEYFTPFYIAGGAFFLYLAYKIFKSRPPGRREGGGGSPARGYLLGLTLGLINPYQVGWWLTAGLSSIAQFGVEWAAGLFTAILTWITTFPAAVRAGWELSSRATWLAIKIFSVATLLFFGVYFLIRAAGVRLPWIS
- a CDS encoding Nre family DNA repair protein, with translation MDKLRPELCVRCRGGRYLCGLAYCPLLARRLSAPHRLGAVRELRGSSPPSLFVGRVGYPKVWVYPAAPPELGDTTIYEDPARWLGFPLERFIAMRLSLYRASLSLRVEDAADPPRALQEIQLAALSQRPVDAEVEFARKPRGAYLSEYAPPMGPAAPAKSLRFTTEPKLPRKAEELYGDRDVKAREAVAELYEAGLDVSYIARVLSAGALGGRRRRLVPTRWAITAVDKIVSDHLLERVKEMPEVDGYYLYARRAVGNLFIAILAPSRWAYEWGEAFEPHTVWNPGEGIEVEVDYELYGGRRDYPEIGGCYYATRLAVAEALLRMKRQAAAVLWREVYTGFTLPVGVWWVRENVRAMFREPPARFDTLEDALEAASFLLKIPIERWLAKSRLVHLLRSRVA
- a CDS encoding TIGR04084 family radical SAM/SPASM domain-containing protein — protein: MLWFLLTTGACNLSCRYCGGSFNPRHSPWRPQVEPREVARFIAQRDPAPVVFFYGGEPLLNPRYVVEVMEALPHARFGIQTNGTLVRNLPPEYWRRVSTVLLSIDGPPEVTDFYRGPGVYKRVVEALRWLRGEVGCGCKIIARMAVSRRSSLFRDVAHLLGLGFDAVHWQLNVLWTDEWGPREFLEWAESSYLPDVARLRDWFVAEAERGRVLGVIPLLGIYRALLVRPYDWVPCGAGKYSFAVNTEGRVLHCPIAVSEKWATAGHIKIGITNGARLRDRCLTCEYRGVCGGRCLYTHYEDYWGEEGFDAVCRVTIKTIETLKVAAPRIAELMKAGVIRREDFDYNPLLDSTEVIP
- a CDS encoding DUF5752 family protein, whose product is MGLGAKALDTRGRGIPFKFYTAYYISLYSKMRARTLRQLLQGIEAADANTLFHHLFHTIRSKHLIPPRYTNDFAHWVGEEVGDEELAAALSDISGAEPATIEDIRKELVAVLEPHADDRAGKSEFVFVAMEPVVVETSYVAHTLADFLDLVEMVPGESIVYHFVTRRVLEGTGRNDFSIWLEKNFGLSEVAEALSRIDPLMYNSEESLRGDILKTLKRYLL
- a CDS encoding mechanosensitive ion channel family protein, with the translated sequence MASTRGVWLATVGKVVGVVVTSFAIYYSIKFADYLFHLGITPDVYGVLIALIASAAGVAISNILGNAVILYLKPALRERAFSVGNVIKIIGFLFSILVAFTLGKIGAEAALLGGTVTGLVLGLALQPVLSNLFAGLVILATRFVTIGDVVRITSTGIPYQLAVLPPYKYFSPDYVVPGYKGRVVEIGLFYTTVILDTGYELRIPNSILLNSGVVDYTPQWSEKGTVMVRIELPLSVINFDAVEREVREVLAEFSIIAVDFTEQSDKDHVILRVKLEVPNGADWRDLKSRALKKLLEYRERKIRENYYRYLCLTRAVLCDRYAEQLAKEGPRASS